Proteins from a genomic interval of Streptomyces sp. NBC_00820:
- a CDS encoding helix-turn-helix domain-containing protein, with translation MAETLKKGSRVTGAARDKLAADLKKKYDSGASIRALAEETGRSYGFVHRMLSESGVTLRGRGGATRGKKAASS, from the coding sequence GTGGCCGAGACTCTGAAGAAGGGCAGCCGGGTTACCGGCGCCGCGCGCGACAAGCTCGCGGCAGACCTGAAGAAGAAGTACGACTCCGGTGCGAGCATCCGAGCGCTGGCCGAGGAGACCGGCCGCTCGTATGGCTTCGTGCACCGGATGCTCAGCGAGTCGGGCGTCACGCTTCGTGGGCGTGGCGGTGCGACGCGGGGCAAGAAGGCCGCATCGTCCTGA
- the abc-f gene encoding ribosomal protection-like ABC-F family protein: MISASGIELRAGARVLIENATFRIAKGDRIGLVGRNGAGKTTLTKCLAGEGIPAAGQIARSGEVGYLPQDPRTGDLDVLARDRILSARGLDVLIRKMRENEQRIANGAGATREKALKQYERQETEFLTKGGYSAEAEAATIAAALNLPDRVLGQPLHTLSGGQRRRIELARILFSDADTLLLDEPTNHLDADSIVWLRDYLKTYRGGFIVISHDVDLVETVVNKVFYLDANRAQIDVYNMGWKLYQQQREADEKRRKRERQNAEKKAAALNSQADKMRAKATKTVAAQNMAKRADKLLAGLEAVRQSDKVAKLRFPEPAPCGKTPLMAEGLSKSYGSLEIFTDVDLAIDKGSRVVILGLNGAGKTTLLRLLGGAEQPDTGEVVPGHGLKLGYYAQEHETLDPERTVLENMRSAAPDLDLVEVRKTLGSFLFSGDDVDKPAGVLSGGEKTRLALATLVVSSANVLLLDEPTNNLDPASREEILGALRTYKGAVVLVTHDEGAVEALQPERIILLPDGVEDLWGSDYADLVALA; the protein is encoded by the coding sequence GTGATCTCCGCCTCCGGTATCGAGCTGCGCGCGGGTGCGCGCGTCCTCATCGAGAACGCCACCTTCCGTATCGCCAAGGGTGACCGCATCGGCCTCGTCGGCCGCAACGGCGCGGGCAAGACCACCCTCACCAAGTGTCTGGCCGGTGAAGGCATCCCGGCCGCCGGCCAGATCGCCCGTTCCGGCGAGGTCGGCTACCTCCCGCAGGACCCCCGCACCGGCGACCTCGACGTCCTGGCCCGCGACCGCATCCTGTCCGCGCGCGGCCTCGACGTGCTGATCCGCAAGATGCGCGAGAACGAGCAGCGCATCGCCAACGGCGCGGGTGCCACCCGCGAGAAGGCCCTCAAGCAGTACGAGCGCCAGGAGACGGAGTTCCTCACCAAGGGCGGATACTCCGCCGAGGCCGAGGCCGCCACCATCGCCGCCGCGCTCAACCTGCCCGACCGCGTCCTCGGCCAGCCGCTGCACACGCTCTCCGGCGGTCAGCGCCGCCGTATCGAACTGGCCCGGATCCTCTTCTCCGACGCCGACACGCTCCTGCTCGACGAGCCCACCAACCACCTCGACGCCGACTCGATCGTCTGGCTGCGCGACTACCTGAAGACCTACCGCGGCGGCTTCATCGTGATCTCCCACGACGTCGACCTGGTCGAGACGGTCGTCAACAAGGTGTTCTACCTGGACGCCAACCGCGCCCAGATCGACGTCTACAACATGGGCTGGAAGCTCTACCAGCAGCAGCGCGAGGCCGACGAGAAGCGCCGCAAGCGCGAGCGGCAGAACGCCGAGAAGAAGGCCGCCGCGCTGAACTCGCAGGCCGACAAGATGCGCGCCAAGGCCACCAAGACGGTCGCCGCGCAGAACATGGCCAAGCGCGCCGACAAGCTGCTCGCCGGCCTGGAGGCGGTCCGCCAGTCCGACAAGGTCGCCAAGCTCCGCTTCCCCGAGCCCGCGCCCTGCGGCAAGACCCCGCTGATGGCCGAGGGCCTGTCGAAGTCGTACGGCTCGCTGGAGATCTTCACCGACGTCGACCTGGCCATCGACAAGGGCTCCCGGGTCGTCATCCTCGGCCTCAACGGCGCCGGCAAGACGACCCTGCTGCGCCTCCTCGGCGGAGCGGAGCAGCCCGACACCGGCGAGGTCGTCCCCGGCCACGGCCTCAAGCTCGGCTACTACGCCCAGGAGCACGAGACCCTGGACCCCGAGCGCACGGTCCTGGAGAACATGCGCTCGGCCGCCCCGGACCTGGACCTGGTCGAGGTCCGCAAGACGCTCGGCTCGTTCCTGTTCTCCGGCGACGACGTCGACAAGCCCGCCGGAGTCCTCTCCGGCGGCGAGAAGACCCGTCTCGCCCTCGCCACCCTGGTCGTCTCCTCCGCGAACGTCCTGCTCCTCGACGAGCCGACCAACAACCTCGACCCCGCCAGCCGCGAGGAGATCCTCGGTGCCCTGCGCACCTACAAGGGCGCGGTCGTCCTGGTCACCCACGACGAGGGCGCCGTGGAGGCGCTCCAGCCGGAGCGGATCATCCTGCTCCCGGACGGCGTGGAGGACCTGTGGGGCTCCGACTACGCGGATCTCGTCGCCCTGGCTTGA